From Streptomyces sp. NBC_00237, a single genomic window includes:
- a CDS encoding ASCH domain-containing protein, producing the protein MDDHVNSAGTAPVRMPLPPYLLAYPGPLRDRLVAAVLTGEKVSTTGLLCEYEAEDEELPPVGERSALIDSAGREVAVLEITEVRVLRLGDVDLQHALDEGEGYGSVAEWRVGHEAFWHGEEMREALGDPGFVVDDSTMVVAERFRVVEVF; encoded by the coding sequence ATGGACGACCACGTGAATTCCGCCGGAACCGCTCCCGTACGCATGCCGCTTCCGCCGTACTTGCTGGCATATCCGGGGCCGCTGCGGGACCGGTTGGTCGCGGCGGTGCTGACGGGGGAGAAGGTCTCGACGACCGGCCTGCTGTGCGAGTACGAGGCGGAGGACGAGGAGTTGCCGCCGGTGGGCGAGCGGTCGGCGCTGATCGACTCGGCGGGGCGGGAGGTGGCGGTGCTGGAGATCACCGAGGTACGGGTGCTGAGGCTGGGGGACGTGGATCTTCAGCACGCGCTGGACGAGGGGGAGGGGTACGGGTCGGTGGCGGAGTGGCGGGTGGGGCACGAGGCGTTCTGGCACGGGGAGGAGATGCGGGAGGCGCTGGGGGATCCGGGGTTCGTGGTGGACGACTCGACGATGGTGGTGGCGGAGAGGTTCCGGGTGGTGGAGGTGTTCTAG
- a CDS encoding APC family permease produces MATGSSPTRTTPETSSGDAGINTYKGEEGALRAGRLGTLGLLLSVLAASAPLMVVAGVMPTIFGVMGVVGQPLLFLILGAVLLLFSVGYAEMSRHVHNAGAFYAYIARGLGATAGAGASLVALVAYSAMQVGIFGILGFELSGIFANYLGLKITWWVFALVCVVLVGVLGWLKIDLNAKVLGVLLLIECVLVVIFDVSAVAEPAKATGLSFAAFDPATLSGPGVALGTALCFSIAAFVGFEQAPVYAEETQRPHVIVSRVMFLGVAYSAIFLALSSWAVSIAAGPDKVAKLATDQGPGMLFTLVEERLGTTFTDVLHILFVTGMFAALLSFHNVVARYSFAMGREGLLPAAFGRTNKVSGAPATGSALQTVVSLIVVLAFALTDDKPVDDPTTPVLHLFTWMGNVGALGVILLMAVASFAVIAFFVRRGAGAAQKWRLLCSGLAGIALLGIAVYTVKDFAMLVGAESGSALSWILPGIIGVAAVGGVIYGAVLKAKKPAVHARIGLGNEAFQLDKAAGAEAESAGR; encoded by the coding sequence ATGGCCACGGGCAGTTCACCCACCCGCACGACCCCAGAGACGAGCAGCGGCGACGCCGGCATCAACACCTACAAGGGCGAGGAGGGCGCCCTGCGCGCCGGCCGTCTCGGTACCCTCGGCCTCCTGCTGTCCGTCCTCGCCGCCAGCGCCCCCCTCATGGTCGTCGCCGGTGTCATGCCCACGATCTTCGGCGTGATGGGAGTGGTCGGCCAGCCGCTCCTCTTCCTCATCCTGGGCGCGGTCCTGCTCCTGTTCAGCGTCGGGTACGCCGAGATGAGCCGCCACGTCCACAACGCCGGCGCCTTCTACGCCTACATAGCCCGCGGCCTCGGCGCCACCGCCGGCGCCGGCGCCTCCCTGGTCGCCCTCGTCGCGTACAGCGCGATGCAGGTCGGCATCTTCGGCATCCTCGGGTTCGAGCTGTCGGGGATCTTCGCCAACTACCTCGGCCTCAAGATCACCTGGTGGGTCTTCGCGCTGGTCTGCGTCGTCCTCGTCGGCGTCCTCGGCTGGCTGAAGATCGACCTCAACGCCAAGGTCCTCGGCGTCCTGCTGCTCATCGAGTGCGTGCTCGTCGTCATCTTCGACGTCTCGGCCGTCGCCGAACCCGCCAAGGCCACCGGTCTCTCCTTCGCCGCGTTCGACCCCGCCACCCTCTCCGGCCCCGGCGTCGCGCTCGGCACCGCCCTCTGCTTCTCCATCGCCGCGTTCGTCGGCTTCGAGCAGGCCCCGGTGTACGCGGAGGAGACCCAGCGCCCGCACGTGATCGTCTCCCGCGTGATGTTCCTCGGCGTCGCCTACTCGGCGATCTTCCTGGCCCTCAGCTCCTGGGCCGTCAGCATCGCCGCCGGACCCGACAAGGTCGCCAAGCTGGCCACCGACCAGGGCCCCGGCATGCTCTTCACGCTCGTCGAGGAACGCCTCGGGACCACCTTCACCGACGTCCTGCACATCCTCTTCGTGACCGGCATGTTCGCCGCGCTGCTCAGCTTCCACAACGTCGTCGCCCGCTACTCCTTCGCGATGGGCCGCGAGGGCCTCCTGCCCGCCGCCTTCGGCCGTACGAACAAGGTCAGCGGCGCCCCCGCCACCGGCTCCGCCCTCCAGACGGTCGTCTCCCTGATCGTCGTCCTGGCCTTCGCGCTCACCGACGACAAGCCCGTCGACGACCCCACCACCCCGGTGCTGCACCTGTTCACCTGGATGGGCAACGTCGGCGCGCTCGGCGTCATCCTGCTGATGGCCGTCGCGTCGTTCGCCGTGATCGCCTTCTTCGTACGGCGCGGAGCGGGCGCGGCCCAGAAGTGGCGGCTGCTCTGCTCGGGCCTCGCCGGGATCGCCCTGCTCGGCATCGCCGTGTACACCGTCAAGGACTTCGCCATGCTGGTCGGGGCGGAGTCCGGCTCGGCCCTGAGCTGGATCCTGCCCGGCATCATCGGCGTCGCCGCGGTCGGCGGAGTGATCTACGGCGCGGTCCTCAAGGCGAAGAAGCCCGCGGTGCACGCCCGGATCGGCCTCGGCAACGAGGCGTTCCAACTGGACAAGGCCGCAGGTGCGGAGGCGGAGAGCGCAGGCCGCTGA
- a CDS encoding molybdopterin-dependent oxidoreductase, producing the protein MLGVGAVGVAAAPYLQNGIDSFLGAAAGKDPTGITGLLPNSSGFRYYSVAASVPRKTPDTYRLTVDGLVDRPTAYTLADLRALPQTRIVRDVQCVTGWRVPGTPFEGVTLSRLLDLAGVKDTARAIRFTCFDGTYSESLTLPQARRDDVLVALRMQDKDLPHQHGGPVRLYVAPMYFYKSAKWLSGITVTDRVRPGYWEELGYDVDAWVGRSNGRTDTPTV; encoded by the coding sequence ATGCTCGGCGTGGGGGCCGTGGGCGTGGCCGCCGCCCCGTACCTCCAGAACGGCATCGACTCCTTCCTCGGCGCCGCAGCGGGCAAGGACCCCACCGGCATCACCGGTCTCCTCCCCAACAGCAGTGGCTTCCGCTACTACTCCGTGGCCGCGTCGGTGCCCCGGAAGACCCCGGACACCTACCGCCTCACCGTCGACGGCCTGGTGGACCGGCCCACCGCCTACACCCTGGCCGACCTGCGCGCCCTGCCGCAGACCCGGATCGTCCGCGACGTCCAGTGCGTCACCGGCTGGCGGGTCCCCGGGACCCCCTTCGAAGGTGTGACGCTCTCCCGGCTGCTCGACCTCGCCGGAGTCAAGGACACCGCCCGCGCGATCCGCTTCACCTGCTTCGACGGCACGTACAGCGAGAGCCTCACCCTCCCGCAGGCACGCCGCGACGACGTACTGGTGGCCCTGAGGATGCAGGACAAGGACCTTCCCCACCAGCACGGCGGCCCGGTCCGCCTCTACGTCGCGCCCATGTACTTCTACAAGTCGGCGAAATGGCTCTCCGGCATCACCGTCACCGACCGGGTGCGCCCCGGCTACTGGGAGGAGCTGGGCTATGACGTCGACGCCTGGGTCGGCAGGTCCAACGGACGCACCGACACCCCGACCGTCTGA
- a CDS encoding cytochrome b/b6 domain-containing protein, with the protein MTSTPGSAGPTDAPTPRPSELPARVSRFTRAERLVHRATATLTLLCVATAACLYVPALAELVGRRHLVVTVHIWTGILLPAPYLLGLASRAFRADLALLARLTSYDKEWLRAVRRRRPDRPAGKFNAGQKLYAGWIAGAALVMLGTGLLMWFTNLAPLSWRTGATFVHDWLALAAGVVVAGHLWMALTHPEARRGMRTGEVDREWARDEHPHWKP; encoded by the coding sequence ATGACGTCGACGCCTGGGTCGGCAGGTCCAACGGACGCACCGACACCCCGACCGTCTGAACTACCCGCCCGGGTGAGCCGGTTCACCCGCGCCGAACGCCTCGTCCACCGCGCGACCGCGACCCTGACGCTCCTGTGCGTCGCCACCGCCGCCTGCCTGTACGTCCCCGCGCTCGCGGAACTCGTCGGCCGCCGGCACCTTGTCGTCACCGTCCACATCTGGACCGGCATCCTGCTCCCGGCCCCGTACCTGCTGGGCCTGGCCTCGCGCGCGTTCCGGGCCGACCTCGCGCTGCTGGCCCGCCTCACGTCGTACGACAAGGAGTGGCTGCGGGCGGTCCGCCGACGCCGCCCGGACCGCCCGGCGGGCAAGTTCAACGCGGGCCAGAAGCTCTACGCGGGGTGGATCGCGGGCGCGGCGCTCGTGATGCTCGGAACCGGCCTGCTGATGTGGTTCACGAACCTGGCACCGCTGAGCTGGCGCACGGGAGCGACCTTCGTCCACGACTGGCTCGCCCTCGCGGCGGGCGTCGTCGTCGCCGGACACCTGTGGATGGCCCTGACCCACCCGGAAGCCCGACGCGGCATGCGCACGGGCGAGGTCGACAGGGAGTGGGCCAGGGACGAACACCCCCACTGGAAGCCCTAG
- a CDS encoding gluconokinase, which translates to MNFSHAVIVMGVAGTGKSTIGALLAERVSVAYAEGDDFHPAANVAKMAAGVPLEDADRWPWLDSVGAWARERGEAGGVASCSALKRAYRDRLREAAPGVAFVHLAGSRELIESRMRERKGHFMPVALLDSQFAALEGLGDDEYGVTVDVEGTPEEIVERAVGALARL; encoded by the coding sequence ATGAATTTCTCACACGCGGTAATTGTCATGGGTGTTGCGGGTACGGGGAAATCCACAATCGGGGCATTGCTGGCGGAAAGGGTGAGCGTCGCGTACGCGGAGGGTGATGACTTCCACCCGGCCGCGAACGTCGCGAAGATGGCCGCCGGAGTGCCCTTGGAGGACGCGGACCGCTGGCCCTGGCTCGATTCCGTGGGGGCCTGGGCGCGGGAGCGGGGCGAGGCGGGCGGCGTGGCGAGCTGCTCGGCGCTGAAGCGGGCGTACCGGGACCGGTTGCGGGAGGCGGCACCGGGGGTGGCCTTCGTGCATCTGGCCGGGTCGCGGGAGCTGATCGAGTCGCGGATGCGGGAACGGAAGGGCCACTTCATGCCGGTGGCGCTGCTGGATTCGCAGTTCGCGGCGCTGGAGGGGCTCGGCGACGACGAGTACGGGGTGACCGTGGACGTGGAGGGGACGCCGGAGGAGATCGTGGAGCGGGCGGTGGGGGCGCTCGCAAGGCTCTAG
- a CDS encoding FadR/GntR family transcriptional regulator gives MVLSDSRTTPGDAPASDPAVPGGDPLGDLDGPVPRRVSATDVVLAHLRTAIESGELTVGDKLPTEAELGRRFAVSRSVVREALRTLQALGLTVSRAGKGTYVASQGPNHNPVFGSYSARDLLEVRRHVEIPAAGYAAQRRTQDDIDHLLTLIESMERETDPTAWVALDTLFHLTVAGASGNPVFQKVIEEIRDALARQSSFLNQLGDRRRQSDTEHRVLVEAIVEGSEGAAVHAMAAHLERVETALNSIVRPGTAHPPHEGEAIHE, from the coding sequence ATGGTCTTGTCAGACAGCCGGACAACCCCCGGCGATGCCCCCGCGAGCGACCCCGCCGTTCCCGGCGGCGACCCGCTCGGCGACCTCGACGGGCCCGTGCCCCGACGCGTCAGCGCCACCGACGTCGTCCTCGCGCACCTGCGCACCGCCATCGAGTCCGGCGAACTGACCGTGGGCGACAAGCTCCCCACCGAGGCGGAGCTCGGCCGGCGGTTCGCCGTCAGCCGGTCCGTCGTCCGTGAAGCCCTGCGCACCCTCCAGGCCCTCGGCCTGACGGTCTCCCGCGCGGGCAAGGGTACGTACGTCGCGTCGCAAGGGCCGAACCACAACCCGGTCTTCGGCTCGTACTCGGCCCGTGACCTGCTGGAAGTACGCCGTCACGTGGAGATCCCCGCGGCGGGGTACGCTGCTCAGCGCCGCACCCAGGACGACATCGATCACCTGTTGACACTGATCGAGAGCATGGAACGCGAGACCGACCCCACCGCCTGGGTGGCGCTGGACACGCTCTTCCACCTCACCGTCGCCGGGGCATCGGGCAATCCCGTCTTCCAGAAGGTCATCGAAGAGATCCGGGACGCCCTCGCGCGGCAATCCAGCTTCCTGAACCAACTCGGGGACCGACGACGCCAGTCGGACACCGAGCACCGGGTCCTGGTCGAAGCGATCGTCGAAGGGTCCGAGGGGGCAGCCGTGCACGCCATGGCCGCCCACCTCGAACGCGTCGAGACCGCCCTCAACTCGATCGTGCGCCCCGGTACCGCACATCCCCCACACGAAGGCGAAGCGATACATGAGTGA
- a CDS encoding amino acid permease has product MSDRTRTAAVDTAPPSPPSTSQHVDAGDEGYSKDLKSRHINMIAIGGAIGTGLFLGAGGRMAGAGPSLAIAYAVCGVFAFFVVRALGELVLYRPSSGAFVSYAREFMGEKGAFAAGWLYFLNWSTTAMADITAAALFAQFWSAFSDIPQGVLALAALAVVLAGNLISVKYFGEMEFWFAIIKVAALVVFMLISIYLVATQTPVDGHVPGFSTIADNDGIFPLGMLPMLLVIQGVVFAYASVELCGVAAGETENPAKILPKAINSIMWRVGIFYVGSVVLLALLLPYTAYSADQSPFVTVMDKIGIPGAASIMNLVVLTAALSSLNSGLYSTGRILRSMSLSGSAPKFTGLMNKGQVPYGGILLTAGFGALGVCLNFLVPKSAFEIVINVASIGILGTWAMIMICSLLFYRRSKEGLVERPSYKLPWAPYTQIVTLVFLATVVFLMWYGGGDGRKTVYCLPVIAAMLVGGWFVVRRRVNLIAAERAEKS; this is encoded by the coding sequence ATGAGTGACCGCACCCGCACTGCGGCCGTCGACACCGCCCCGCCGTCCCCGCCCTCGACGTCCCAGCACGTCGACGCGGGTGACGAGGGTTACAGCAAGGACCTCAAGTCCCGCCACATCAACATGATCGCCATCGGCGGCGCCATCGGCACCGGCCTCTTCCTGGGCGCCGGCGGCCGGATGGCGGGCGCGGGCCCCTCCCTGGCCATCGCGTACGCCGTCTGCGGCGTCTTCGCGTTCTTCGTCGTCCGCGCCCTCGGCGAGCTGGTGCTGTACCGGCCGTCCTCCGGCGCGTTCGTTTCCTACGCCCGTGAGTTCATGGGCGAGAAGGGCGCCTTCGCGGCGGGCTGGCTGTACTTCCTGAACTGGTCGACCACCGCCATGGCCGACATCACGGCCGCCGCCCTGTTCGCCCAGTTCTGGTCCGCGTTCAGCGACATACCCCAGGGCGTTCTCGCCCTCGCGGCCCTGGCCGTGGTCCTCGCCGGAAACCTGATCTCGGTGAAGTACTTCGGCGAGATGGAGTTCTGGTTCGCGATCATCAAGGTCGCCGCCCTCGTGGTCTTCATGCTGATCAGCATCTACCTGGTGGCCACCCAGACCCCGGTCGACGGCCACGTCCCCGGCTTCTCCACGATCGCCGACAACGACGGCATCTTCCCCCTGGGCATGCTGCCGATGCTGCTGGTCATCCAGGGTGTCGTCTTCGCGTACGCCTCGGTGGAACTGTGCGGCGTCGCCGCCGGCGAGACCGAGAACCCGGCGAAGATCCTGCCCAAGGCGATCAACTCGATCATGTGGCGCGTCGGCATCTTCTACGTCGGCTCGGTCGTCCTGCTCGCGCTGCTGCTGCCCTACACGGCCTACAGCGCCGACCAGAGCCCGTTCGTCACCGTCATGGACAAGATCGGCATTCCGGGCGCCGCGAGCATCATGAACCTCGTCGTGCTCACGGCCGCCCTCTCCAGCCTGAACTCCGGCCTGTACTCCACCGGCCGCATCCTGCGCTCGATGTCGCTCTCCGGTTCCGCCCCGAAGTTCACCGGTCTGATGAACAAGGGCCAGGTCCCCTACGGCGGCATCCTGCTCACGGCGGGCTTCGGCGCCCTCGGTGTCTGCCTCAACTTCCTCGTTCCCAAGAGCGCCTTCGAGATCGTCATCAACGTCGCCTCGATCGGCATCCTCGGCACCTGGGCGATGATCATGATCTGCTCGCTGCTGTTCTACCGCCGCTCGAAGGAGGGCCTGGTCGAGAGGCCCTCCTACAAACTGCCCTGGGCTCCGTACACCCAGATCGTCACGCTCGTCTTCCTCGCGACCGTGGTCTTCCTGATGTGGTACGGCGGAGGCGACGGCCGCAAGACCGTCTACTGCCTTCCCGTGATCGCCGCGATGCTCGTCGGCGGCTGGTTCGTCGTACGCCGCCGGGTGAACCTCATCGCGGCGGAGCGCGCCGAGAAGTCCTGA
- a CDS encoding S-(hydroxymethyl)mycothiol dehydrogenase, whose protein sequence is MAQQVRGVIAPGKNEPVRVETIVVPDPGPGEAVVKIQACGVCHTDLHYKQGGINDDFPFLLGHEAAGIVESVGEGVTDVVPGDFVILNWRAVCGQCRACLRGRPQYCFDTHNARQKMTLLDGTELSPALGIGAFAEKTLVAAGQCTKVDPEVSPAVAGLLGCGVMAGIGAAINTGQVGRGDSVAVIGCGGVGDAAIVGARLAGASKIIAVDIDDRKLATAKSMGATHTVNSRSSDPVEAIQALTGGNGADVVIEAVGRPETYKQAFYARDLAGTVVLVGVPTPEMRLELPLLDVFGRGGALKSSWYGDCLPSRDFPMLIDLHQQGRIDLAAFVTETIGLGDVEKAFARMHEGDVLRSVVTF, encoded by the coding sequence ATGGCACAGCAGGTACGCGGAGTGATCGCCCCGGGCAAGAACGAGCCGGTCCGCGTGGAAACGATCGTGGTGCCGGACCCCGGTCCCGGTGAGGCCGTGGTGAAGATCCAGGCTTGTGGCGTCTGCCACACGGACCTCCACTACAAGCAGGGCGGCATCAACGACGACTTCCCCTTCCTCCTCGGCCACGAGGCGGCGGGCATCGTCGAGTCCGTGGGCGAAGGCGTCACCGACGTCGTCCCCGGCGACTTCGTCATCCTCAACTGGCGTGCCGTCTGCGGCCAGTGCCGCGCCTGTCTGCGCGGACGCCCCCAGTACTGTTTCGACACCCACAACGCGCGGCAGAAGATGACCCTGCTCGACGGCACCGAGCTGTCCCCGGCACTGGGCATCGGCGCCTTCGCCGAGAAGACCCTCGTCGCCGCGGGCCAGTGCACCAAGGTCGACCCCGAGGTCTCCCCGGCCGTCGCGGGCCTCCTGGGCTGCGGCGTCATGGCGGGCATCGGCGCCGCCATCAACACCGGCCAGGTCGGCCGGGGCGACTCGGTCGCCGTCATCGGCTGCGGGGGCGTGGGCGACGCCGCGATCGTCGGGGCCCGCCTCGCCGGAGCGTCGAAGATCATCGCCGTCGACATCGACGACCGCAAGCTCGCAACCGCCAAGTCCATGGGCGCCACCCACACGGTCAACTCCCGCTCCTCGGACCCCGTCGAAGCCATCCAGGCCCTCACCGGCGGGAACGGCGCCGACGTCGTCATCGAGGCCGTCGGCCGCCCGGAGACGTACAAGCAGGCTTTCTACGCCCGCGACCTCGCCGGAACGGTCGTCCTCGTCGGCGTCCCCACCCCCGAGATGCGGCTCGAACTGCCCCTCCTCGACGTCTTCGGCCGGGGCGGCGCGCTCAAGTCCTCCTGGTACGGCGACTGCCTGCCGTCCCGCGACTTCCCGATGCTGATCGACCTGCACCAGCAGGGCCGCATCGACCTCGCCGCCTTCGTCACGGAGACCATCGGCCTGGGCGACGTCGAGAAGGCGTTCGCGCGCATGCACGAGGGCGACGTCCTGCGTTCGGTGGTGACCTTCTGA
- a CDS encoding MBL fold metallo-hydrolase codes for MAARIDHLTTSGTFSLDGGTWDVDNNVWIVGDDTEAIVIDAAHDADAILTALDGRTLRAIVCTHAHNDHIDAAPALAEATGAPILLHEDDLPLWKQTHPDRTPDGTLTDGQELTVAGTTLAVLHTPGHAPGAVCLYAEALATVFTGDTLFQGGPGATGRSFSHFPTIVDSIRDRLLTLPAGTSVRTGHGDPTTIGAEAPHLDAWITRGH; via the coding sequence ATGGCGGCCCGCATCGACCACCTCACCACCTCCGGCACGTTCTCCCTCGACGGCGGCACCTGGGACGTCGACAACAACGTCTGGATCGTCGGCGACGACACCGAGGCGATCGTCATCGACGCCGCCCACGACGCGGACGCGATCCTCACCGCCCTCGACGGCCGCACCCTGCGCGCCATCGTCTGCACCCACGCCCACAACGACCACATCGACGCCGCCCCGGCCCTCGCCGAGGCCACCGGCGCCCCGATCCTGCTCCACGAGGACGACCTGCCCCTCTGGAAGCAGACCCACCCGGACCGCACCCCGGACGGCACCCTCACCGACGGCCAGGAGCTGACCGTCGCGGGCACCACCCTCGCCGTCCTGCACACCCCGGGCCACGCCCCGGGCGCGGTCTGCCTCTACGCCGAAGCCCTGGCCACGGTCTTCACCGGCGACACCCTCTTCCAGGGCGGCCCGGGAGCCACCGGCCGGTCCTTCTCGCACTTCCCGACGATCGTCGACTCGATCCGCGACCGCCTGCTGACGCTCCCCGCGGGGACCTCCGTGCGCACCGGCCACGGCGACCCCACCACCATCGGCGCGGAAGCCCCGCACCTCGACGCGTGGATCACCCGAGGCCACTGA
- a CDS encoding zinc ribbon domain-containing protein YjdM — MMENLPPCLKCSCEYTYEMDALVVCPECGHEWVPQEAGDEADGERVVRDSVGNVLTDGDAVTVVKALKVKGSTSGIKAGTKVRGIRLIEPVDGHDIDCKVDGFGALRLKSSLVKKV; from the coding sequence ATGATGGAGAACCTCCCCCCTTGCCTCAAATGTTCCTGTGAGTACACCTACGAGATGGACGCCCTCGTGGTGTGCCCGGAATGCGGGCACGAGTGGGTGCCGCAGGAGGCGGGGGACGAGGCGGACGGCGAGCGGGTCGTACGGGATTCCGTGGGGAACGTGCTGACCGATGGGGATGCCGTGACCGTCGTGAAGGCGCTCAAGGTGAAGGGCAGCACGTCCGGAATCAAGGCGGGCACCAAGGTGCGCGGCATCCGGCTGATCGAGCCTGTCGACGGGCACGACATCGACTGCAAGGTGGACGGCTTCGGGGCGCTGCGGCTGAAGTCGAGCCTGGTGAAGAAGGTCTGA
- a CDS encoding M20/M25/M40 family metallo-hydrolase produces MSESNTTRKVTGEDEVVDLCRDLIRIDTSNYGDHSGPGERKAAEYVAEKLAEVGLEPKIFESHQGRASTVARIEGEDPSRPALLIHGHTDVVPANAADWTHDPFSGEIADGCVWGRGAVDMKDMDAMTLAVVRDRLRSGRKPPRDIVLAFLADEEAGGTYGARHLVDKHPDLFEGVTEAIGEVGGFSFTVNENLRLYLVETAQKGMNWMRLTVDGTAGHGSMTNKDNAITELCEAVGRLGRYEWPVRVTKTVRSFLDELSDALGTELDPENMDETLAKLGGIAKMVGATLRNSAAPTMLDAGYKVNVIPGQASAHVDGRFLPGYEEEFHADLARILGPRVKIDEERSHRDKALETDFDGKLVDAMQVALRAEDPIARAIPYMLSGGTDAKHFDDLGIRCFGFAPLQLPPELDFAGMFHGVDERVPVDGLKFGARVLDRFIDNC; encoded by the coding sequence GTGAGTGAGTCGAACACGACCCGGAAGGTGACCGGCGAGGACGAGGTCGTCGACCTCTGCCGGGATCTCATCCGCATCGACACCAGCAACTACGGCGACCACTCCGGGCCGGGCGAGCGCAAGGCCGCCGAGTACGTCGCCGAGAAGCTCGCGGAGGTCGGCCTGGAGCCGAAGATCTTCGAGTCGCACCAGGGGCGGGCCTCCACCGTGGCCCGCATCGAGGGCGAGGACCCGTCACGGCCCGCGCTCCTCATCCACGGCCACACCGACGTCGTACCGGCCAACGCGGCGGACTGGACCCACGACCCGTTCTCCGGCGAGATCGCCGACGGCTGCGTGTGGGGCCGCGGCGCGGTCGACATGAAGGACATGGACGCGATGACCCTCGCGGTCGTACGGGACAGGCTGCGCAGCGGCCGCAAGCCCCCGCGCGACATCGTGCTGGCCTTCCTCGCCGACGAGGAGGCGGGCGGCACGTACGGGGCCAGGCACCTGGTCGACAAGCACCCGGACCTCTTCGAGGGCGTCACGGAGGCCATCGGCGAGGTCGGCGGCTTCTCCTTCACCGTGAACGAGAACCTGCGCCTGTATCTGGTGGAGACCGCCCAGAAGGGCATGAACTGGATGCGGCTCACCGTGGACGGCACCGCCGGCCACGGTTCCATGACCAACAAGGACAACGCCATCACCGAGCTCTGCGAGGCGGTGGGACGGCTGGGCCGCTACGAGTGGCCGGTCAGGGTCACCAAGACCGTACGGTCCTTCCTCGACGAGCTCTCCGACGCGCTCGGCACCGAGCTCGACCCGGAGAACATGGACGAGACCCTGGCCAAGCTCGGCGGCATCGCCAAGATGGTGGGGGCCACCCTGCGCAACTCGGCCGCCCCGACCATGCTCGACGCCGGGTACAAGGTGAACGTCATCCCGGGGCAGGCCAGCGCCCACGTCGACGGCCGCTTCCTGCCCGGGTACGAGGAGGAGTTCCACGCCGACCTCGCCCGCATCCTCGGCCCCCGGGTGAAGATCGACGAGGAGCGCTCGCACCGCGACAAGGCCCTGGAGACCGACTTCGACGGCAAGCTCGTGGACGCGATGCAGGTCGCGCTGCGTGCCGAGGACCCCATCGCCCGCGCCATCCCGTACATGCTCTCCGGCGGCACCGACGCCAAGCACTTCGACGACCTCGGCATCCGCTGCTTCGGCTTCGCGCCGCTCCAGCTGCCGCCGGAACTGGACTTCGCGGGCATGTTCCACGGGGTCGACGAGCGGGTGCCGGTCGACGGGCTGAAGTTCGGCGCACGGGTCCTGGACCGTTTCATCGACAACTGCTGA
- a CDS encoding chaplin yields the protein MIKKIVAAAAATGGLVLAGAGMAVADSGAQGAALQSPGVLSGNVVQAPIHIPVNACGNTVSVIGLLNPTFGNTCSNS from the coding sequence ATGATCAAGAAGATCGTCGCCGCTGCGGCTGCTACGGGTGGCCTCGTTCTCGCGGGTGCGGGCATGGCTGTCGCCGACTCGGGTGCCCAGGGCGCTGCGCTGCAGTCCCCCGGTGTCCTCTCGGGCAACGTCGTTCAGGCCCCGATCCACATCCCGGTGAACGCGTGCGGCAACACGGTCTCCGTGATCGGTCTGCTGAACCCCACCTTCGGCAACACCTGCTCCAACAGCTGA
- a CDS encoding chaplin → MRQVTKKGLITMAAAGGVLALSGGSAHADSGAEGNASNSPGVLSGNSVQIPVHVPVNACGNTVSVVGVLNPALGNACANESRPAAPGKPGLPGPGKPGTHTVGGATAHGDTSDSPGVGSGNNIKVPVHVPVNACGNGVSVIGLLNPVFGNDCANESGPVTPEKPVAPVVPPTPDEPQTPGTPGQPHTPGQPHTPAVPNTPETRNVAQPRAIEALAQTGASGSLGTVIPASAGLLLAGAILYRRSRSQA, encoded by the coding sequence ATGCGTCAGGTCACCAAAAAAGGTCTGATCACCATGGCGGCCGCCGGTGGCGTGCTCGCTCTGAGCGGCGGTTCCGCGCACGCCGACTCGGGTGCGGAGGGGAACGCATCGAACTCCCCGGGCGTGCTGTCCGGCAACTCGGTGCAGATCCCCGTGCACGTCCCGGTCAACGCGTGCGGCAACACCGTCAGCGTCGTGGGTGTCCTCAACCCCGCGCTCGGCAACGCCTGCGCCAACGAGTCCCGCCCGGCCGCGCCCGGCAAGCCCGGCCTCCCCGGGCCCGGCAAGCCCGGCACGCACACCGTGGGCGGCGCGACCGCCCACGGCGACACGAGCGATTCGCCCGGTGTCGGCTCCGGCAACAACATCAAGGTGCCGGTGCACGTCCCGGTGAACGCGTGCGGCAACGGAGTCAGCGTCATCGGGCTTCTCAACCCGGTCTTCGGCAACGACTGCGCCAACGAGTCCGGGCCCGTCACCCCGGAGAAGCCCGTCGCCCCGGTCGTGCCTCCCACCCCCGACGAGCCGCAGACGCCGGGCACGCCCGGCCAGCCGCACACCCCGGGCCAGCCGCACACCCCGGCCGTTCCGAACACCCCCGAGACGCGGAACGTCGCGCAGCCCAGGGCCATCGAGGCGCTGGCGCAGACCGGAGCCTCCGGCTCGCTCGGCACGGTGATCCCGGCGAGTGCGGGCCTGCTCCTCGCGGGCGCGATTCTCTACCGCAGGTCGCGCTCCCAGGCGTAG